The Micromonospora violae DNA segment CCAAGGTTGACGATGAGCAACGCCGACGGCATCGGCGGCAACGTCAGCCGGGCGTACGGCGACGAGCCCTCCAGGTAGTAGAGGTCGTCGATCAGCCCGTCCAGCGGCGGTCGCGGCGCTCTGGAGACGTACTCCACGCGCACAGTATCGCCGCAGTGCGTGCCGAAACGCTTCCGCCGCGCTGCCACTGTTTTCTCCGGTCCCTCATTGGCCGAACAGCAAGCTCGTGGTCAGTTAAAGAAGCTTTTTGTAGGATTTCTGACAGCGCCGGGGACTTAGGTGTTTCGATATTCGCGGGACCGGGGTCAAAAATTGCCTAAACGGTGGACATTGAATTGGTCAGACCGGGTGCCTTCCGGGCTGTCTCGTCGTGTGTTTCCAGCCCGCCCGGACGACTAGTTTTCCGCGGTGCCTATGGCACTGTGCAAAGCGCTTTGCTTCTTGCGCGGCAGCGCCTGTCAAGACCCTGGAGACACCACCCGATGTCGGCACCCAACGAGCCTTACCAGAACCAACCGCCCGCCGGGCAGTTCCCGCCGCCCCCGGCAGGCCAGCTGCCGCCGCCCGGCCAGTTCCCGCCACCGCCCACTCCCAAGAAGCGCCCATCCTGGCTGCTGCCCACTCTCATCGGGCTCGCCGCTCTCGTGGTGCTGTGCTGTGGTGGTGGCCTGGTGATCAGCCTTACCTCTGGCGGCGAGAAGGGTGAGGCCACCGCCGTCAGCAGTGGCGCTCCCGCTGCTACGACCGGTGTTGCCGCGAGCGCAGCACCACCGTCGACGGAGGCGGTTGTGCCCACGCCGGCCAAGACTTCGGCGGCTCCCCCGAAGGCGGAGCCCAAGGCGGCCGGCATCGGCGACAAGGTGCGCGGCGGCGATTTCGAGTTCACCGTCAAGAGCGTGAAATGTGGGATCGCCAAGGTGGGCAGTGAGTTCCTCAACAAGAAGGCGCAGGGCACGTTCTGTAAAGTCAGCGTGACCGTCAAGAACGTTACGAAGAAGGCGCACACCTTCCACGCCGACGGCACCATTTCCGCGCAGGACGCGAGCGGCCGGAAATACGAGGCCGACGGTGAGGCCGGAATCTACGGCAATGATGACGGGCAGGGCTTCCTCGATGAGATCAATCCGGGCAACTCGGTGACCGCGAACGTCTTCTTCGACGTTCCGAAGGGCACCAAGCTCAAGACGATCACCCTGGATGCGGGGCTGTTCACCCTCGCCGAGGACGCCGTCGTCACCCTGTGACCGTCGGCTGACCGAAGAGCGAGGCCCCCGGCGCGTGCCGGGGGCCTCGTCGTTACGGCAGGTGGTGGGTAGGGATGCTCAAGCTTGCGCGGGCCGGGTTAGTCGCGGCGGGTGCCACGAACGAAGCTGGCCCAGGCAGCGGGCGTGAAGGTGAGGGCCGGGCCGTGCGGGTCCTTGCTGTCGCGTACGGCGACGACGCCGGGCAGGTTGCCGGCGACCTCGACACACTCGCCGCCGTTGCCTGCGCTGCGGGTGCTCTTGCGCCAGGAAGCGCCCGTCAGGTCAACCATGGTGAACCTCCCCGATGATCTTGTTGATCAGTTGGAACGATTGTCCCTCATTAAGAGCGAGCGACAGCTGGCTCGACAGGTCTCCGACCCATCCAGGAGTTGGTCCACCGTGCCCCAGTCACGCCCTGCCATCGCCCGGATCAGGTCGCTGAACTCGGTCCGTACGCTCAAGAGCAGCTCATACCCGGCTGGCGAGGTCTGCCGCCTCGACGAGGAGCGCGTCCAGATCTTCGTCGGAAATGGCGCCGTCGCCCAGAATTTGCAAGATCACCAGACCCTGGACCCTTCCGGCCATCTGGGGATCGATGTTCGTCTCGATGCCGGGGTCCACTGCGGCGCGGATCAGCCGCTCGGCCGCGTTAGCGTCGATCTCTGGGGTGCCGGCCGGTGTGCTCGCCCTCATGTCGGCCACGAACCGCATGATCTCACCAGGGACTGTCCGCTCGTCGAAGCGTCGGTTGACCGCGAAGTAGAAGACCGCGCCGAGTAGGGTCGGAAAGCCGTCCCAGCCAATCTCGTCAAGGCGGGCCTCGATCCGGTCGTTAGCCTCGTGGTCACCTCTGATCATCGTCCGGATGTAGTCGACCATCTCAGGGCTGCTCATCAGATCGCTTCCTTTCGCGCCGATTCTTCGCCATTTTCCAGACCCCTCGAAGTCCTACGACGACCGCGCCAGCAGCCATGATGACTGATGTGACCGGGTGCTCCAACGGGGGACCTTCAGCCGGCGCACCGGGGTTGGCGGGGGCCGACGTCGTGCTACCAGTCGACCCCGAGCCTTTCAGGCTCTTCTGTAGCTCCCGAAGGCCAGTGGTGATCGATTGCTCGGTCTGCTTGAGGGTGTCCTCGGAGTCGTCCGCCTTCTTGACGTGGCGGCGGAGGAACGCCTCTGCTTTGCTGCTGCGACCTTCGGCCTCCTCCACCAGCCGTTCCCCCGATGGTGATGCGGCATCGTCTGGCCCGGATGACGCGGCACCGGGGGCGATGGTGTTGAGGTACTGGGTGATGTGCCGGGCGGCGGTGGCCAGGAGGCGGGCGTAGCGCCCGGATTTGTCACGGGCCACTTCGGCGTCGGTGGCGGCCTCCCGCAACTGGTGGTCGTTGCTACCCCGCCGGACATCGTTCAAGAGGGTCAGGGCCTGCTCCGCATCCGTGCGGGCGCGCAAGGCCGTGACGGCCGCTGCATCGAGCTGTTCGCGTACGACGAGAAGCTGCGCGACGAGTTCGCCGATGCTGCCGCTCATCCGAGTTGATTGAGGTAGCGGGTTGTGTGTTTCGCAGTGTTGACGAACCGGCGGCGGGTCGGCTCTACCTCGGCACTCGCGGCGGCGAGTGCCTGCTGGACGGCTCTCACGTCCTCGTCTCGGCTGTCGTTCAGGATGGCTTCTGCCGCTGCGGTCGCTGCCGTAGCCACGGTGGAGGCACGATCGAAGACTTCCTTCCCCTGGCGGGCCGCTTCGATGGCGGCACGCAGGGCTATCTTGACCTCGCCGACGCTCATTGTGGAGCCTCGGTGGTCAGCCGAGCACGCCGATGTAGCGGCGTGCCGCCTCTGCACTGCCCTGTATCAGGGTCATGGCCTCGGCGAGGCGCTGTCTGCTTTCCTCGCCTCGGGCGATGGCTTCGGCGATCGTCGGGTGGCCGGTGCCAGCGGAGATGGCGCGCAGCCGGGTCAGCATCTGCTCGGTATTCTCGACGGCGGCCCGGATCTGATTGATCGTGACGCTGCCCTGCTCGGCGGCCTGCATCAGTGCCGCCTTGACTTCCTCGATGCTGGCCATGCCGCCTCCGTCTGCCGATCTCGCCAACGGTTCACGTTTGCGTGGTCGGACGGACACTATCCGACAGCAAGCTGGCACGCAGCCCTGCATCCACGAATCAAGATCCGGTAATGCCGCTACAGATGGGATGTCCGGTGTGGCGGGCGACGATAGCGTCACGGGGTGCACGAGAACAAGATGGGCGAGCCGGGGCCGTGGCGGATTCTGGGCGAGCGGACGGTGTATGAGGATCGTTGGCTGCGACTAGATCTGGTCGACGTGGAGCCGCCAGGACTCGAGCCCTTCGCCCACCATGTCGTTCGGCTAGATCGTGTCGCCGTCGTCGCCGTGCTCGATGAGCACGATCGGGTTCTGATGTTGCGGCGCTACCGATTCATTCCTGGTGCAACAAGGTGGGAACTGCCTGGCGGCATCGTCGAACCGGGCGAGGAGGCGGTAGCGGCGGCGAGCCGAGAAGTGGAGGAGGAAACCGGCTGGCGCACTTCTTCCCTGACCCGTGTGGTCACCTACCAGCCGATGATCGGCATGGTCGACTCGCCACATGAAATCTTCGTCGGGCGTGGTGCCACTTATATCGGCCCGCCCACGGACGCGGAGGAGACCGGTCGCGTCGAGTGGGTGCCGCTGAGTGAGATGCCGGACCTGATGGCGCGCGGCGAGTTGGCGGGGTCGGGAACCTTGATCGCCATCCTGCATGTCATTGCTGGCCTAACACCGAATCCGTCAAGCCCTTGATCCGATCTATGCGGCGTCGGTATCGCACAGAACCGGTCAGGTTCACCAGCGAGCCGGCTTCTCGTAGGTGGGAGCGTGCCTCCTCACTTTCCCCCCGAATCAAATGAGCCTGTGCGAGATCGCAGCGGATGCCCGCCGCGGCTCGCACGAAGGTGTCGTCCATCGCGACCAAAGCCACCGACAACTCGTCGATAGACCGATGGTCGCCGAGTAGGGCCAGAGAATGTCCCCGCCATCGGCGGAGGTGAGTTTCGTCGAGGAATATCCCTGGCAGGTTGGGGTCGCGAACTCCCGTGATGCCTGAGAGATGCCCGCTCGCGCGGTCGAGAGAGCGGCGGCAATCGTCGGGGCGTCGGCTGAGCGCCCACAGCTCTGCTTCGGCGGCGGCCAACCAGGACAACAGCCGAGGCGACAGCCAACTTCCTCCACAAGACTGAGCTTCCTGCACGAGTTGCGCTCCCAGCTCCGGTCGACCGGCATCGGCCAGGACGTATGCCTGTTCGCCCATCGCGTGGGCGAGGTGAAGCGGATCGTCAGCCTCCCGTGCGGCGCTCTTCGCGAGTTCGTAGTGGCGCCAGGCGCGGTCCGCCGCTCCGACATCGAGGGCCTGCCATGCCGCGAGCGATGCGGCTTCTGCCAGAGCGCGGGCGAGCGGTCGCCTGGCAGAGGGCAGCACGGTGAAGGCCAGGCTCTCCTGAAGACGGGACAGATGGCTCTGCATCTGGTCGACAAACTGCGCCGCCCCGAGCTGACGGTCCATGGTGCGAAGGAGTTCGGTCTGATGCCGAAGGGTGTGCACCGTCGATTGACCGACCGAGTGCGAGGCGTCGAGCTGTTCGACCAGTCGCGCATAACTGTCCCTGTCGTCGTCAACGGGCACGGTATCGGAAAAAAGTTCGTCATTGGTCGTGCCGAGGAGGCTCCGCAGGATGGCCGCGTAACTGCTAGAGATCTTGCGCCGATCGTTTTCCCATTCAGAGACGTAGACCGCAAGGCTGTTGGTGGAAGCGATCGTCACCATGCGACGGCGGCCGTATTGCTCGATCTCATGGACCAGCCTTGCCTGGGACCAGCCCCTGGCAAGACGAGCGCGCCGCAGGTAGTTCGCCATAGCCCCCTGCCGATCGGTGACGGCGGATTCAGCCTGCCGTAGTCCTGTTCCTATTCCAAGTGACAGGGGCTAACAGCACCGGGTTAACCCCTGTTGTCTATCGCAGACCGATGGCACCCGGTCTGCTTTTGGCAGCACTCCGCCGCTCTGCCGCAGAACAAGCTACGGCGACGGGGTGGGCGGCGCCGTCTGAGCGATGGTGCTCGGGCGACGTCGTCTCCAGGGTCGTCACCTGCCAAGGAGGGCATTGTCATGCGCACGTTTCTCCGTCATCTCCGGGCCGAGCCACCCCGGCCGGCGTTCTACCGGGCCGCCAACTACGTACCCCTGAAGCCCTGGCAGGTCCGCGGACGCCGGTTCACCCGCCGGGGCCGGCGTGGCGTGGACGCCGTGGAGGTCGCCGAGTTCCTTGACCGCGTCGCCCACGATCTGGCCGAGGTGTACGCGGCGCTGGGCAGCAGCCGCCGGGAGACCGAGCGGATCAAGGACGCGCTGAAGTGCTGGCAGTCCCGGCGGGCCCGCGAGGATCTGGCGGTTCGCCGGTGAGCGCCCGTTGGGTGGCGCACCTGCCGTTCACCGCCGCTGATCTGCCGGCCGCCCAGCAGTTCGCCGGCATGTTGGCCCGTTCGCTGGGCTTCCTGCCCGAGGTGGACGCGGGCGAGATCACGGTGTCCGCTGAGGACGCCCAGGGCGTACGCCATCGGGTGTTCTGCGACCTGCCGCTCGACGGCGGCCGGCGGTGTGTGCGGCGGGTGGACCACGGCGGTGACTGCACACCACGGAGGTGTCGGTGACGGCCGTGCCCGTCGTCGTCTGCCCGGACTGCGACGGGGCGACCTTCACCCTGCAACCGTGCCGGTGCACCAGCTACGGCGACCGGTTCCTCGCCGACGACGACGGGCTCGGGGCGCGCCGGGAGGCGTACCGGAGTTGCGAGCAGTGTCGCGGCGCGGGCACCGTCGCGTACCCGTGTCACCGCTGCGGTCGGCGGGGCCGGCGGCGGGCGCAGCTCGTGGTCGCCGTCGCGAACCTGGACACCGGCGCGGTCGCGTCCCACCAGGTCGTGCCCGGCGGCCTCGACCCCCACCGGGACCCGGCGGGTGCGTGGGCGGTCGACCTTTCTCCCCGGGTACGCGAACTCGCCGCCACCGTCGGCGCGGTAGTGGACGAGGCCGACGTGCCGTCGCTGTGGCTGGACCGGCAGTGGCGACCCGACCTGCCCGCGACGCTGCGGCACGAGTTGGAGGCCCACGCCATCGTGCGCGCCGACCACACCCCCTGGCGGCTGGTGCTGGGCCGATCCACCGCCCCGACGGCCGTCGGGGCGGCCGCCCGCCTGGCCCGGCTGTGCGCGCTGGCCGACCTGCTGCTGCTCGACCTGGTCGTCGAGGCCCGTCGGCAGGGTGCGGGGTTCGGCTGGGCCATCCGGTACGAGGTGGCCGGCTCCCCGGTGCCGTCCGGCGTGTCCAGTTGGTGTGGGGACCTGCTGGAGGCGGTTGGCCGCACCGACGCGAGCGCCGCTCTCAACGGCCTCGCCGAGCGCGGCCGCAACGCCCCGGCCCGGCTGTTGCGCCCCGACTCGCCGCGCCCACCCGTCACACCGGCCGTGGATGTCGACCAGCTCGAACGGCGCATCCTCGCCGACTGTGTCGACGCGTCCGACGCCGACGAGCTGCCCGGTGCGCAGGCCGTGTGGCGCGACGGCCGCTGGTGGCACACGACCCTGCGGGCCGGCGCGCCGGTGGAGGTCCTCACCGAGCAGCCCACCGGTCAGGTGGTTCGTCGGCTGCGGGTGCCGGTGAGCCGCGGCTACCAGCCACCCGACCCGCCCTGGCTGGGCGAACCGGTGGACTGGCGGCCCTGCCCGGACTGCCGGCCACCCAGCCGGCTGCGTACCTGCGACTGTCGGCTCGGCGGTCGCCCCGCCGACCCCGACTGCCCGCACTGCTGCGGGGCCGGCCTGCGCCCGTCCGCGCTGCACTGCTTCACCTGCGGCGACACCCACCGTCTGCTGCGGACGGTGGCAGTGACCGTCACCGACCTGCGGCACCGGGTCGTGCACCTGACCTGGCAGGCCGGTACACCGGAGGTCGCCCCGCTGGCCGCCACCCAGCCCAACGGTCGGCCCGTCCTGCGGCTACCCGAGCGGTACCGGCTCGGCTCCTGGTCGACCGTCCTCGGCGCTCGGCCCGACGACCTCGCCGACGCCGACGGTGGGCACCCGATCGGCAAGGACCTCCGCGACGGGTACGTCACGCTGCCGTGGGCCGGGGCTGACCCGGTTGGGGAGTACGTACGCCACGCCGGCCGGGGCACGGCCGCCGGTCGGCTGATCGTGGTGGCCGCATGCCCCGACGCGCCGCCGCTGACCGAGGTGCTGCGGCTCGCCCTCGGCCTTGACCTGGCTCTCGTGGTGGGCGTGTGCGACCTGCGGTACAACGCCGCCGACCCGCTGCTCGCCGATGGCGTGAGCTGGTCGGTCGAGGTGAAGCCGCGGGACGCAGCCGTGAGCCCCGACGATCTGCCCTACCGGCCGAGCCTGGCCGCCGCGCTCGCCTGGTGCGTCGAGTGTCTGACCGACGCCGTCGCCCAGGCCGCCCCGACCGACCCGACAGCGCCGATTCCGGTGCCGTGGTCGAGGCCGCGCGAACTCGTCGCCGATCCCGAGCCGGACCTGTTGCGCTTGGCGGCCCGGCACGCCGGGCAGGTAGTCACCGTTCGCTTCACCCGCGCCGGCTGCACCGTGCACCGGCACGACGACGATGGCGTACGCCTCCTCGCCGAAGCTCCCGACCTGCGCGACCTTCGGTTGACCTGAAGGTCGGCGGGCCCACGTAACGGAAACTGTCCAAGATCTCGTGCGCCAGCAACCATGGTGCCCGGTACGGGCGGGCGCTGGTGTTACTCCGGGACGCGGCGGTAGGCGCCGTCGCTGGCTGAGGTGGCCATCGAGGCGTACGCGCGCAGCGCCGCCGACACCGGGCGTTGCCGGTCGGTCGGGGTGTACGGCTTGTCGCGCTTCTCCTCGGCCACCCGTCGCGCCGCCAACTCCTCGGCGGGCACGTTCAACTCGATCGACCGGCTCGGGATGTCGATGACGATCTCGTCGCCGTCGCGGACCAGGGCGATCATCCCGCCGGAGGCCGCCTCGGGGGAGACGTGCCCGATGGACAGCCCGGAGGTGCCACCGGAGAAACGGCCGTCGGTGAGCAGCGCGCAGGAGCGGCCCAGCCCGCGTCCCTTGAGGAACGAGGTGGGGTAGAGCATCTCCTGCATGCCGGGGCCACCCTTGGGCCCCTCGTACCGGATCACCACGACGTCTCCGGCGACCACCTGCTTGGCGAGGATCGCGGTCACCGCGTCGTCCTGCGACTCGTAGACCTTCGCCGGGCCCCGGAAGGTCAGGCAGTCGTCGGGCACGCCGGCGGTCTTCACCACGCTGCCCTCGGGTGCCAGGTTGCCGTGCAGGATGGCCAGCCCACCGTCGGCGGAGTAGGCGTGCTCGCGGTCACGGATGCAGCCTTCGGCGGCGTCGGTGTCCAGCGACGACCACCGGTTGGTGGTGGAGAACGGCTCGGTGGTGCGCACTCCACCGGGGGCGGCGTGGAACAGCTCGACCGCCGTCGGGGTGGGGGAGCCCCCGCGCACGTCCCAGTCGGTCAGCCACTGTGCGAGGGAGGGGGAGTGCACGGCGTGCACGTCCCGGTTGAGCTGCCCGGCCCGGTCCAGTTCGCCGAGGATCGCCGGGATGCCGCCGGCCCGGTGCACGTCTTCCATGTGGTACTTCGGCGAGTTCGGTGCGACCTTGGCCAGGCACGGCACCCGCCGGGAGATCGCGTCGATGTCGGCGACGCCGAAGTCCATCTCCGCCTCGCGGGCGGCGGCGAGCAGGTGCAGCACCGTGTTGGTGGAGCCGCCCATCGCCACGTCCAGGGCGACCGCGTTCTCGAAGGCGGCCTTGGAGGCGACCGTGCGGGGCAGCACCGAGTCGTCGTCGCCCTCGTACCACCGCTTGGCGATGTCCACGACGGTGCGGCCGGCCTCGACGAAGAGCGACCGGCGGGCGGCGTGGGTGGCCAGCGTCGAACCGTTGCCGGGCAGCGCGAGCCCGATCGCCTCGGTGAGGCAGTTCATCGAGTTGGCGGTGAACATGCCGGAGCAGGACCCGCAGGTCGGGCAGGCGGAGCGTTCGATCTCACCGAGCTGCTCGTCGGTGACCGATTCGTTCGAGGAGGCGATCATCGCGTCGATCAGGTCGATCTTGCTGTGCACGATGCCCTCGATCGCCATCGTCTTGCCGGCCTCCATCGGGCCGCCGGAGACGAAGACGGTCGGGATGTTGAGCCGCAACGCGGCCAGCAGCATCCCGGGGGTGATCTTGTCGCAGTTGGAGATGCAGACCAGGGCGTCCGCGCAGTGCGCGTTGACCATGTATTCGACGGCGTCGGCGATCAGCTCGCGGCTGGGCAGCGAGTAGAGCATCCCGCCGTGGCCCATCGCGATGCCGTCGTCGACGGCGATGGTGTTGAACTCCCGGCCCACCCCACCGGCCTCGGCGACCGCGTCGGCGACCAGGCCACCCATGTCCTTGAGGTGTACGTGACCAGGCACGAACTGGGTGAAACTGTTGGCGATGGCGACGATCGGCTTGCCGAAATCGTCGTCGGTCATCCCGGTGGCCCGCCAGAGGGCCCGGGCGCCGGCCATCGTCCGACCGTGTGTGGAAGTCCTCGACCGCAGCTCAGGCATGCATACCAGCATGACACCGCCGACGCGCAGGCCCAGCCGGGTGGTCTCCCGTGTCCCAACAGATGCACACTCGACCCCCCATGAGGTGCGCCCATCCGGCACTCTTGGGAGCGTGCATCTTCCACCGGGCATGGTCGCTGTCGCGGCGCTCAGCGGGCTCGTCGCCGCGGTGGCCTGCGCGCTTCTGACCGTCGTCGCCCGGCGGCGCACGGGGCCCCGCCGACCGGCACACGTGCTGCTCGCGGCGGCCGCCGGGGGTGCCCTGCTCAGCCTGCTGGCCGGGGTGGTCGCCGTCCTCAGCGCGAACGACCACTGGGTCCACGAGCAGGGGCAGCGCACCGGTTGGGCGACCATGGTGGCGATCGGCACGGCGGTGAGCGGGCTGGCCTTCGCGGCTGGTCTGCTCCGGCTGCCCGGGGTGGCCGCCACCGCGGCGGGAACGGCCCGGCTCGCCCTGGACGGCGTGGTCATGGCGGCGGCGCTGTGGTTCGTCGGGTGGGTGCTCTTCTCCGAGCCCACCCGGTTGCTCGGTGCCGCCACCCCGATGGCCTGCCCGGCGATTCTGGTGGCCACGGTGAGCGCCGCGCTCGGCGCCGGGCTCGCCGTGATCATCGTCTTCCGGGCCGCCGCGCCACGTCGACGGCTCGCCGCGTTGGGCACCGGCATCAGCGCGGTGAGTTGCGGCGGGCTGGGTCTCAGCGCCGGGCTCTGCCAGGCCGGGCCGACGATGGCGCTGACCGGCGCGGCGGTGCTCGGCGCCGGCCTGTTGACAGTCGCGCTGGCGATCCACCGGGCCGACCGGCCGGGGCAGGTCGACCTGGACGTGGTGGGTCGCGACAGCGAGTACGCCATCGCCCCGATGGTGGCGATGGCCGCCTCGGCGATGTACCACCTCGCCCAGGACGGCCGGTTCACCGCGGCGGGCGTCGTGGCCGGCAGCGCGGAGGGCTTCGCCCTGGTGGCGCGGCAGTACCTCACCCTCCGCGACGTCCGGGGGTACGCGGGTCGCCTGGCCGAGCGGGAGGCGCACTTCCGTGAGCTGGCGCACACCGATCCACTGACGTCGTTGGCCAACCGGCGTGGGCTGCTCCGGGCGCTGCACCGCAACGCCGCGGACCGCAACCCGTGCGTGCTGCTCGGCCTCGACCTGGACGGCTTCAAGAACGTCAACGACATGCGCGGCCACGATGTGGGCGATGCCGTGCTGGCCGAGGTGGGCCGGCGGCTGCGCGGCAACCTGCGCCCCGGTGACGTGGCCGCCCGACTCGGTGGCGACGAGTTCGCCGTCCTCATGCAGGGCCGGTCGGTCGAGGCGGACCGGGTCGCCGAGCGGCTCCTCGGGGTGCTCAACCGGCCGTACGACCAGCCGGAAGGGCCGGTCTTCCTGTCCGTGAGCATCGGGGTGGCCGACTGGGCCGACGAGCCGGACGTGGAGTTGCTGCTGCGCCACGCCGACCTGGCGCTGCGCTACGCCAAGCAGCGCGGCAAGAACCGGATCGAACGGTACGACGCCGAGTACGACCAGCTGCTGCGTCGGCGTACCAGGGTGGAGCATGAGCTGCGCGGGGCCATCGACCGCGACGAGCTGCGGTTGGCCTTCCAGCCGGTGGCGTCGCTGCCGTCGGTGCGGCCGGTCGGCGCCGAGGCGCTGCTGCGCTGGCACCATCCCGAGCTGGGCAACGTCGGCCCGGACGAGTTCATCCCGTTGGCCGAGGAGTGCGGGATGATCGCTCCGCTCGGCGCCTGGGTGCTGCACCAGGCCTGCTACCAGCTCTCCCGCTGGCTGGCGGACGGGCACGACGTCTGGGTGTCGGTGAATGTCTCCCCGCGCGAGCTGCACGCCCCGCAGTACGTGGTCCAGGTCGCCGAGGCGCTGCGCGCCCACCACGTGCCGCCGCAGCGGCTGGTGCTGGAGGTCACCGAGCACGCGGTCGCCACCGACCTGGACGAGCTGATCCGGCGGCTCACCGCGCTGCG contains these protein-coding regions:
- a CDS encoding DUF4352 domain-containing protein, whose amino-acid sequence is MISLTSGGEKGEATAVSSGAPAATTGVAASAAPPSTEAVVPTPAKTSAAPPKAEPKAAGIGDKVRGGDFEFTVKSVKCGIAKVGSEFLNKKAQGTFCKVSVTVKNVTKKAHTFHADGTISAQDASGRKYEADGEAGIYGNDDGQGFLDEINPGNSVTANVFFDVPKGTKLKTITLDAGLFTLAEDAVVTL
- a CDS encoding DUF397 domain-containing protein → MVDLTGASWRKSTRSAGNGGECVEVAGNLPGVVAVRDSKDPHGPALTFTPAAWASFVRGTRRD
- a CDS encoding NUDIX hydrolase, giving the protein MHENKMGEPGPWRILGERTVYEDRWLRLDLVDVEPPGLEPFAHHVVRLDRVAVVAVLDEHDRVLMLRRYRFIPGATRWELPGGIVEPGEEAVAAASREVEEETGWRTSSLTRVVTYQPMIGMVDSPHEIFVGRGATYIGPPTDAEETGRVEWVPLSEMPDLMARGELAGSGTLIAILHVIAGLTPNPSSP
- a CDS encoding helix-turn-helix transcriptional regulator, whose translation is MANYLRRARLARGWSQARLVHEIEQYGRRRMVTIASTNSLAVYVSEWENDRRKISSSYAAILRSLLGTTNDELFSDTVPVDDDRDSYARLVEQLDASHSVGQSTVHTLRHQTELLRTMDRQLGAAQFVDQMQSHLSRLQESLAFTVLPSARRPLARALAEAASLAAWQALDVGAADRAWRHYELAKSAAREADDPLHLAHAMGEQAYVLADAGRPELGAQLVQEAQSCGGSWLSPRLLSWLAAAEAELWALSRRPDDCRRSLDRASGHLSGITGVRDPNLPGIFLDETHLRRWRGHSLALLGDHRSIDELSVALVAMDDTFVRAAAGIRCDLAQAHLIRGESEEARSHLREAGSLVNLTGSVRYRRRIDRIKGLTDSVLGQQ
- a CDS encoding DivIVA domain-containing protein, translated to MRTFLRHLRAEPPRPAFYRAANYVPLKPWQVRGRRFTRRGRRGVDAVEVAEFLDRVAHDLAEVYAALGSSRRETERIKDALKCWQSRRAREDLAVRR
- the ilvD gene encoding dihydroxy-acid dehydratase, with protein sequence MPELRSRTSTHGRTMAGARALWRATGMTDDDFGKPIVAIANSFTQFVPGHVHLKDMGGLVADAVAEAGGVGREFNTIAVDDGIAMGHGGMLYSLPSRELIADAVEYMVNAHCADALVCISNCDKITPGMLLAALRLNIPTVFVSGGPMEAGKTMAIEGIVHSKIDLIDAMIASSNESVTDEQLGEIERSACPTCGSCSGMFTANSMNCLTEAIGLALPGNGSTLATHAARRSLFVEAGRTVVDIAKRWYEGDDDSVLPRTVASKAAFENAVALDVAMGGSTNTVLHLLAAAREAEMDFGVADIDAISRRVPCLAKVAPNSPKYHMEDVHRAGGIPAILGELDRAGQLNRDVHAVHSPSLAQWLTDWDVRGGSPTPTAVELFHAAPGGVRTTEPFSTTNRWSSLDTDAAEGCIRDREHAYSADGGLAILHGNLAPEGSVVKTAGVPDDCLTFRGPAKVYESQDDAVTAILAKQVVAGDVVVIRYEGPKGGPGMQEMLYPTSFLKGRGLGRSCALLTDGRFSGGTSGLSIGHVSPEAASGGMIALVRDGDEIVIDIPSRSIELNVPAEELAARRVAEEKRDKPYTPTDRQRPVSAALRAYASMATSASDGAYRRVPE
- a CDS encoding putative bifunctional diguanylate cyclase/phosphodiesterase, which encodes MVAVAALSGLVAAVACALLTVVARRRTGPRRPAHVLLAAAAGGALLSLLAGVVAVLSANDHWVHEQGQRTGWATMVAIGTAVSGLAFAAGLLRLPGVAATAAGTARLALDGVVMAAALWFVGWVLFSEPTRLLGAATPMACPAILVATVSAALGAGLAVIIVFRAAAPRRRLAALGTGISAVSCGGLGLSAGLCQAGPTMALTGAAVLGAGLLTVALAIHRADRPGQVDLDVVGRDSEYAIAPMVAMAASAMYHLAQDGRFTAAGVVAGSAEGFALVARQYLTLRDVRGYAGRLAEREAHFRELAHTDPLTSLANRRGLLRALHRNAADRNPCVLLGLDLDGFKNVNDMRGHDVGDAVLAEVGRRLRGNLRPGDVAARLGGDEFAVLMQGRSVEADRVAERLLGVLNRPYDQPEGPVFLSVSIGVADWADEPDVELLLRHADLALRYAKQRGKNRIERYDAEYDQLLRRRTRVEHELRGAIDRDELRLAFQPVASLPSVRPVGAEALLRWHHPELGNVGPDEFIPLAEECGMIAPLGAWVLHQACYQLSRWLADGHDVWVSVNVSPRELHAPQYVVQVAEALRAHHVPPQRLVLEVTEHAVATDLDELIRRLTALRLTGVRIALDDFGAGYSSLGQLRRLPIDILKIDHSLVAEHEPVRPVDQDGPAFAPMVDIVMRLGHQLGLEVIAEGVTNPTELAAVVAAGCRFGQGALFGWGVPAEHLEAMLEAATSPGARPTPVPSPRRAPGGSGQLNPAAEGASSADAPQSVNQHVGSVDSSREMRQA